The proteins below are encoded in one region of Sulfitobacter sp. SK012:
- a CDS encoding amino acid ABC transporter substrate-binding protein: MRLLTSTFLAAMLILPAALHAQTLERIKETGEIRLGYRTDAAPLSYEMDGKPRGYSPVVCYALAPLIGEQLGMTDIEVVFTPVDTKNRFEKVANGEIDLLCGASTITLARREIVDFSNPTYVDGTAVAMLNDAPDDLADMSGQSVGVRSGTTTLEALTNTLESDNIDAKIVSFANHSDGMAALEKAEIQGYFADQSILMYMLQKSENQAKFKINEGILTIEKHGLALARGDADFRLAVDRGLSTLFANGSMAKVFKKELPGAEPGAALEAMYLISPTIP, translated from the coding sequence ATGCGGTTACTGACCTCCACCTTTCTAGCGGCAATGCTCATTTTGCCGGCAGCACTTCATGCACAAACCCTTGAGCGGATCAAAGAAACCGGCGAGATCAGGCTTGGTTACCGCACGGACGCGGCACCATTGTCCTATGAGATGGACGGGAAGCCTCGGGGGTACTCGCCTGTCGTTTGTTATGCTCTTGCGCCGCTGATCGGCGAGCAATTGGGCATGACCGATATCGAAGTCGTATTCACACCGGTTGATACCAAAAACAGGTTTGAAAAAGTCGCAAATGGCGAGATTGATCTGCTGTGCGGTGCATCTACGATCACGCTGGCTCGGCGGGAAATTGTGGACTTTTCAAATCCGACCTATGTGGATGGCACAGCAGTGGCGATGCTCAATGATGCGCCTGACGACTTGGCCGACATGTCTGGCCAGAGCGTTGGCGTTCGCAGCGGCACAACAACGCTTGAAGCGCTTACCAATACGTTGGAATCAGATAATATTGACGCCAAGATTGTATCATTCGCCAACCATTCCGATGGGATGGCAGCACTCGAAAAGGCCGAAATTCAAGGGTACTTTGCCGATCAGTCCATTCTTATGTACATGCTGCAAAAAAGCGAAAACCAAGCCAAGTTCAAGATTAATGAAGGCATTCTGACGATCGAAAAGCACGGACTTGCCTTGGCACGGGGCGATGCAGATTTCAGGCTGGCGGTTGATCGTGGGCTTTCTACTCTGTTCGCAAATGGGTCTATGGCAAAGGTCTTTAAAAAGGAACTGCCGGGGGCAGAGCCGGGTGCCGCGCTGGAAGCAATGTATCTGATCTCGCCTACCATTCCCTGA
- a CDS encoding peroxiredoxin → MGLRINDTIPNLTVETDHGTITLHDWIGDQWAILFSHPKDFTPVCTTEFGAVAQLADEWAKRGTKVIGVSVDGVEDHKKWKADIEKVAGSPATFPIIADADLQVSKAFDMLPAEAYMPDGRTPADSATVRSVFIIAPDKQLKLSMTYPMTVGRNFAEVLRALDGLQTSMGKGVATPANWNVGDDVIIPPTVSDADAKAKFGEFTTVLPYLRTTKAPK, encoded by the coding sequence ATGGGCTTGCGCATTAACGACACCATTCCGAATCTGACCGTTGAAACGGATCATGGAACAATCACACTTCACGACTGGATCGGTGATCAGTGGGCGATTCTTTTTTCGCACCCCAAAGATTTTACACCTGTTTGCACGACTGAATTCGGCGCCGTGGCACAACTGGCGGATGAATGGGCAAAACGCGGAACAAAAGTGATCGGCGTCTCCGTTGACGGCGTAGAAGATCACAAGAAATGGAAAGCCGACATTGAGAAAGTCGCAGGTAGCCCGGCAACCTTCCCTATCATTGCCGATGCAGATCTGCAGGTCTCAAAGGCCTTCGACATGTTGCCGGCAGAGGCGTATATGCCTGACGGGCGCACGCCAGCAGACAGCGCCACGGTGCGGTCGGTGTTCATCATCGCGCCCGACAAGCAGCTTAAACTGTCGATGACCTATCCAATGACAGTAGGCCGCAACTTTGCCGAGGTGCTGCGCGCTTTGGATGGCCTGCAAACCAGCATGGGCAAAGGTGTGGCAACGCCAGCGAACTGGAATGTCGGCGATGACGTGATCATCCCGCCGACCGTGTCTGACGCGGATGCCAAAGCAAAGTTTGGTGAATTCACCACGGTGCTGCCGTACCTGCGCACGACCAAAGCACCTAAATAG
- a CDS encoding SGNH/GDSL hydrolase family protein: MKHYIGAALFAASIAGASVAGTITDTYTSYYAFGDSLTDDGKFGLLSNPSVGGSFSNDLVYAERIAAQFDGAGLDTGNLALGGATAGNVNLNPAGPLSTFAGQVGVFANSLLNNVGLPTGVLPVPTASATPPTPGTNPLVSVLFGANDIFQGFNPIDAANSVGDGIRAIAALGAEFDDFLVLTLPDLGLTPAYAGANSAGGTFVSNLFNTQLMANILDLRDDGLNIDIFDTGAAFQDLLDDVANGGQTYGILDATNPCTARLEIALQPNFVQPPSCLDFGIDPNTLLFADGVHPNGVVHSVIADRIQEQLAPVPLPASLPLMVMGLFGVRFITRRRRHAA; the protein is encoded by the coding sequence ATGAAACACTATATTGGAGCAGCGCTCTTTGCTGCGTCGATCGCAGGCGCGAGTGTCGCCGGCACAATAACCGATACTTACACAAGCTATTACGCCTTCGGCGACAGTCTGACCGACGATGGCAAGTTTGGGCTTCTTTCCAACCCAAGCGTTGGTGGCAGCTTCAGCAACGATCTGGTCTATGCCGAACGGATCGCGGCACAGTTCGATGGTGCCGGACTGGATACCGGAAACTTAGCGCTTGGTGGTGCCACGGCAGGCAATGTAAACTTGAACCCAGCCGGACCGCTTTCCACATTCGCAGGTCAAGTCGGTGTGTTTGCCAATTCACTATTGAACAACGTTGGCCTGCCGACTGGTGTATTGCCCGTGCCAACGGCATCGGCAACGCCGCCTACACCCGGGACCAATCCACTTGTGTCCGTTCTTTTTGGCGCAAATGACATCTTTCAGGGGTTCAACCCGATTGATGCAGCAAATTCTGTCGGGGACGGCATTCGCGCAATTGCGGCCCTTGGCGCAGAGTTTGATGATTTCTTGGTGCTGACCCTTCCCGACTTGGGCCTGACACCAGCCTATGCGGGTGCAAATTCTGCCGGTGGAACGTTTGTCTCAAACCTCTTCAACACACAGCTTATGGCCAATATCCTTGATCTTCGCGACGATGGACTCAACATTGATATCTTCGACACGGGTGCCGCGTTCCAAGACCTGCTGGATGATGTAGCCAATGGTGGGCAGACCTATGGCATTCTGGATGCGACAAACCCGTGTACTGCCAGGCTTGAGATTGCTTTGCAGCCCAACTTTGTCCAGCCGCCAAGCTGTCTCGATTTTGGAATTGATCCCAACACGTTGCTATTTGCAGACGGGGTGCACCCCAACGGCGTCGTTCACAGCGTCATCGCAGACCGCATTCAAGAACAGTTGGCACCTGTCCCACTCCCTGCGTCCCTGCCGCTGATGGTGATGGGCCTTTTTGGCGTGCGTTTTATTACGCGCCGTCGCCGTCACGCTGCCTAA
- a CDS encoding taurine ABC transporter substrate-binding protein — MTLTSKLMGAVAGLTLLSGAQAVLADGHEEITVAYFLEWPMPFQFAKVNGAYEEAMGKKINWVSFDSGTAMSAAMASGDVQIAVSQGVPPFVVATSGGQDLQIVDVAVSYSENDNCVVNSSLEIDKSSAGELAGKKVAVPLGTAAHYGFLKQMGHFGVDVGSMSVVDMAPAEGAAALSQGAVDMACGWGGALRRMKESGNVLLTGAEKEELGILVFDVTSAPASYVSENSDDLAKFLKVTADANAMWNSGENTAEMLPVIAKDAGMDEAATKETLDGFVFPSLEDQLGDKWLGGGSQEFMGGVAQVFVQAGSIDGALDSYAGTVNTGPLESANGM; from the coding sequence ATGACACTTACATCCAAACTTATGGGCGCTGTTGCTGGCCTTACGCTGCTGAGCGGCGCGCAGGCGGTTTTGGCCGATGGGCATGAAGAAATCACCGTTGCTTATTTCCTCGAATGGCCAATGCCATTTCAGTTTGCCAAAGTGAACGGCGCTTATGAAGAAGCAATGGGCAAAAAAATCAACTGGGTCAGCTTTGATTCGGGAACTGCAATGTCTGCCGCGATGGCATCGGGTGATGTGCAAATTGCCGTCAGCCAAGGTGTGCCACCGTTCGTTGTTGCAACATCCGGTGGTCAGGATCTGCAGATCGTTGATGTTGCTGTATCCTACTCCGAAAATGACAACTGCGTCGTGAACTCTAGCTTGGAGATCGACAAGAGCTCCGCGGGCGAGTTGGCAGGCAAAAAAGTTGCTGTGCCACTTGGGACCGCTGCTCACTACGGTTTCCTCAAGCAGATGGGCCACTTTGGCGTAGATGTTGGATCCATGTCTGTTGTTGATATGGCCCCTGCCGAAGGTGCAGCTGCGCTGAGCCAAGGTGCCGTTGATATGGCCTGTGGTTGGGGTGGCGCGCTGCGCCGCATGAAAGAAAGCGGCAACGTGCTGCTGACTGGTGCCGAGAAAGAAGAGCTTGGCATTCTGGTGTTTGATGTGACATCCGCCCCTGCTTCCTATGTCTCCGAGAACAGCGACGATCTGGCGAAATTCCTCAAAGTGACGGCAGATGCCAACGCGATGTGGAATTCCGGTGAGAACACAGCAGAGATGCTGCCAGTCATCGCCAAGGATGCCGGCATGGACGAAGCAGCCACCAAAGAGACGCTGGACGGCTTTGTATTCCCATCCTTAGAAGATCAGCTGGGCGACAAGTGGCTCGGTGGCGGTAGCCAAGAATTCATGGGCGGCGTTGCTCAGGTGTTCGTGCAAGCCGGCAGCATCGATGGCGCGCTCGACAGCTATGCAGGCACTGTAAACACAGGCCCGCTTGAATCAGCCAACGGCATGTAA
- a CDS encoding aldehyde dehydrogenase family protein: MLEKRNFYINGAWVAPATANDFPVIDPSTEEQCAVISLGGQADTDAAANAARAAFDGWSQTSKEERTALIRKLLEIYKARAEEMAQAMSLEMGAPIELSRNQQVGAGSWHMEGFLKAFENFSFDRDFTATEKTLLEPIGVCALITPWNWPMNQIILKAIPAMATGCTMVLKPSEIAPLSGLLFAEFVHEAGFPAGVFNMVNGDGPGVGSQLSAHPEVDMVSFTGSTRAGIAISKAAADTLKRVSLELGGKGANIIFEDAHPKAAKQGAIRCFRNSGQSCNAPTRMLVHKSRYDEAVEMAADVANTTHVGPASDEGNHIGPVVSEAQFNKIQGLIEVGMSEARLVAGGLGRPDGLNRGYYVKPTVFADVNNQMTIAREEVFGPVLTIIPFESEEEAIAITNDTPYGLTNYIQTADDNKRRRVARRVRSGMVETNSQGFAQGSPFGGYKQSGNGREGGHFGLEEFLEVKAVSGWAAE, encoded by the coding sequence ATGCTGGAAAAACGCAACTTTTATATCAATGGTGCTTGGGTCGCTCCCGCAACTGCCAATGATTTCCCGGTAATCGACCCATCAACCGAAGAGCAGTGCGCTGTGATCTCTTTGGGTGGTCAGGCCGATACTGACGCCGCCGCAAACGCTGCCCGTGCAGCATTTGACGGCTGGTCGCAAACCTCCAAGGAGGAACGCACAGCGTTGATCCGCAAGCTGCTGGAGATCTACAAAGCCCGTGCCGAGGAAATGGCGCAGGCGATGTCCCTCGAAATGGGTGCCCCGATTGAGCTTAGCCGCAATCAGCAGGTTGGCGCGGGCAGCTGGCACATGGAAGGCTTCCTCAAGGCTTTTGAAAACTTCTCCTTCGACCGGGATTTCACCGCGACAGAGAAAACGCTGTTGGAACCGATTGGCGTTTGCGCGTTGATCACGCCTTGGAACTGGCCAATGAACCAGATCATCCTCAAGGCAATACCCGCGATGGCAACTGGCTGCACCATGGTGCTTAAGCCGTCTGAAATTGCACCACTTTCCGGTTTGCTCTTTGCTGAATTCGTTCACGAAGCAGGTTTCCCGGCTGGTGTGTTCAACATGGTGAACGGCGACGGCCCCGGCGTCGGTAGCCAACTGTCAGCACATCCTGAAGTCGATATGGTCAGCTTTACCGGATCGACCCGCGCGGGCATCGCGATCTCAAAAGCGGCGGCTGATACGCTCAAGCGCGTATCGCTTGAGCTGGGTGGCAAGGGCGCGAACATCATCTTTGAAGACGCGCACCCAAAGGCCGCCAAACAGGGCGCAATTCGCTGCTTCCGCAATTCAGGCCAGTCGTGCAACGCGCCTACACGTATGCTGGTGCACAAGTCGCGCTATGACGAAGCCGTCGAAATGGCTGCAGATGTCGCCAACACCACCCACGTCGGTCCGGCATCCGATGAGGGCAACCATATCGGCCCAGTGGTTTCTGAGGCGCAGTTTAACAAGATTCAGGGCCTGATCGAAGTCGGCATGTCCGAAGCCCGCCTTGTCGCCGGTGGTCTAGGCCGGCCCGATGGGTTGAACCGTGGATACTACGTAAAGCCCACTGTTTTTGCTGATGTGAACAACCAGATGACCATTGCGCGCGAAGAGGTCTTTGGCCCGGTTCTGACGATTATTCCCTTTGAGAGCGAAGAAGAAGCGATCGCCATCACAAACGACACGCCGTACGGCCTGACCAACTACATCCAGACCGCAGATGACAACAAACGCCGCCGCGTTGCACGGCGTGTCCGCTCTGGCATGGTTGAGACAAACAGCCAAGGCTTTGCCCAAGGGTCGCCCTTTGGCGGTTACAAGCAATCCGGAAACGGACGTGAAGGTGGACACTTCGGACTGGAGGAATTCCTCGAAGTCAAAGCGGTTTCAGGCTGGGCCGCAGAATAA
- a CDS encoding glycosyltransferase family 25 protein: MHSLIIHMPSATARAENAAKLLQGLPNASLVEAVNGRDPAQIAAVATAPGTLYRPHYPFALIPAEIGVFQSHRRCWQRIIDEGWDMAVIVEDDLEIDPPQFARALQLVADHATPEMYIRLPVKQRETPAHTLAEDGDMALILPKLIALQCCCQVVGRDAAARLLAASVQIDRPVDTWLQMHWATGQPVHTLLPNGNAEIAGQIGGSTIQQKTRTSGKLMREIKRAVYRARLHFKPQG; the protein is encoded by the coding sequence ATGCACTCTTTGATCATCCACATGCCAAGCGCGACGGCCCGCGCCGAAAACGCTGCTAAGCTGTTGCAGGGTTTGCCGAACGCGTCTTTGGTTGAAGCGGTCAATGGCCGCGACCCCGCACAGATCGCTGCAGTAGCAACGGCCCCCGGCACGCTTTACCGCCCGCACTACCCCTTTGCGCTGATCCCGGCCGAAATCGGTGTGTTCCAAAGTCACCGCCGTTGCTGGCAGCGCATCATCGACGAAGGCTGGGACATGGCCGTGATTGTCGAAGATGACCTTGAAATCGATCCCCCTCAATTTGCCCGCGCCCTGCAACTGGTCGCCGATCATGCCACGCCTGAGATGTACATCCGGTTACCCGTCAAACAACGTGAGACCCCTGCCCACACCCTAGCGGAAGATGGCGATATGGCGCTGATCTTGCCGAAACTCATAGCGCTACAATGCTGTTGTCAGGTCGTGGGGAGAGACGCCGCCGCGCGATTACTCGCAGCCTCCGTTCAGATCGACCGGCCAGTAGATACTTGGCTCCAGATGCATTGGGCCACTGGTCAACCGGTGCACACGCTGCTGCCCAACGGAAATGCAGAGATCGCAGGCCAAATCGGCGGCTCAACCATCCAACAAAAAACCCGCACCAGCGGCAAGCTGATGCGGGAAATAAAACGCGCTGTTTATCGCGCGCGGTTGCATTTCAAGCCACAGGGTTAA
- a CDS encoding aminotransferase family protein: MDGTFNENDISRVVETDRAHIWHHLSQHKQYETTDPRIIVEGKGMRVWDQKGKEHLDAVSGGVWTVNVGYGRESIANAVRDQLIKLNYFAGSAGSIPGSRFAEMLIDKMPGMSRVYYCNSGSEANEKGFKMVRQIAHKRYGGKKHKVLYRDRDYHGTTITALSAGGQDERNAQYGPFTEGFIRVPHCLEYRNHEQDGAPHDNYGVWAADQIEKVILAEGPDTVGAICLEPVTAGGGVILPPDGYWERVQEICRKYDILIHIDEVVCGVGRTGTWFGYQHYGIKPDMVTMAKGVASGYAAIACLVTTEEVFNMFKDDAADPMSYFRDISTFGGCTAGPTAGVENMKIIEREGLLDNTVAMGDYMLEALEELSDKHPAIGQVRGKGLFLGAELVEDRATKEPVPEKLVQAVVGDCMAQGVIIGATNRSVPGKNNTLCFSPALIAKKDDIDQIVAALDGAMGRVFPKA, encoded by the coding sequence ATGGACGGCACATTCAATGAGAACGACATCTCCCGTGTGGTCGAAACCGACCGCGCACATATCTGGCACCACCTGAGCCAACACAAACAATACGAAACCACAGATCCTCGCATCATTGTCGAAGGCAAAGGCATGCGCGTCTGGGACCAAAAAGGTAAAGAGCACCTTGATGCGGTCTCCGGTGGTGTCTGGACCGTCAACGTAGGCTACGGCCGTGAAAGCATCGCCAACGCTGTGCGCGACCAACTGATCAAGCTCAACTATTTCGCAGGCTCCGCAGGCTCGATCCCCGGCTCCCGATTCGCCGAGATGTTGATCGACAAAATGCCAGGCATGTCCCGCGTTTACTATTGCAACTCCGGCTCAGAGGCGAACGAGAAGGGCTTTAAGATGGTCCGCCAGATCGCCCACAAGCGCTACGGTGGCAAAAAGCACAAGGTTCTCTACCGAGATCGCGACTATCACGGCACCACGATTACGGCTCTGTCTGCGGGCGGCCAAGACGAGCGCAACGCGCAATACGGCCCCTTCACCGAAGGCTTCATCCGCGTTCCGCACTGCCTAGAATACCGCAACCACGAACAAGACGGCGCGCCACATGACAACTACGGCGTTTGGGCCGCGGATCAGATCGAAAAAGTCATCCTTGCCGAGGGTCCCGATACTGTGGGTGCCATCTGCCTTGAGCCTGTGACCGCTGGCGGCGGCGTTATTCTGCCACCCGATGGGTATTGGGAGCGCGTGCAAGAAATCTGCCGCAAATACGATATCTTGATCCACATCGATGAAGTTGTTTGTGGCGTTGGTCGCACCGGCACTTGGTTTGGCTATCAGCACTACGGCATCAAACCTGATATGGTGACGATGGCCAAAGGTGTTGCATCTGGCTACGCCGCCATCGCCTGCCTTGTGACCACCGAAGAGGTGTTCAACATGTTCAAGGACGATGCCGCTGACCCGATGAGCTACTTCCGTGACATCTCGACTTTTGGCGGCTGCACAGCAGGCCCAACAGCCGGCGTCGAAAACATGAAGATCATCGAACGCGAAGGCCTTTTGGACAACACAGTCGCGATGGGCGACTACATGCTTGAGGCTCTCGAAGAGCTATCGGACAAGCACCCCGCCATCGGTCAAGTCCGCGGTAAAGGTCTGTTCCTAGGCGCCGAACTGGTCGAAGACCGCGCCACAAAAGAACCCGTGCCAGAGAAACTGGTCCAAGCCGTTGTCGGCGATTGCATGGCTCAGGGCGTGATCATCGGCGCGACCAACCGCTCGGTGCCGGGCAAGAACAACACGCTGTGCTTCTCCCCTGCGCTGATCGCGAAAAAGGACGATATCGATCAGATCGTCGCAGCGTTGGACGGAGCCATGGGCCGGGTGTTTCCCAAGGCATAA
- the pnp gene encoding polyribonucleotide nucleotidyltransferase yields the protein MFNVTTKSIQWGEETLTLETGKVARQADGSVIATLGETSVMANVTYARTQKPGQDFFPLTVHYNEKYYAAGKIPGGFFKREARPSEKETLTSRLIDRPIRPLFVPGFKNEVLVMCTVLSHDLVNDPDMVAMIAASAALTISGAPFMGPIAACRVGFEGGDYILNPEIDDMQNLRLNPDQRLDLVVAGTKDAVMMVESEAYELTEEEMLGAVKFAHEQIQPVIDLIIDLAEDAAKEPFDFQPVDYSALYKAVQKAGEKEMRKAFAIADKQERTTAVSAARDTIKGKLKEDQLEDANLGSAMKKLEASILRGDVVKTGKRIDGRKTDEIRDIVSQTGILPRTHGSALFTRGETQGLVVTTLGTGDDEQFIDALHGNFKSNFLLHYNFPPYSVGEVGRVGPPGRREIGHGKLAWRALQAVLPASTDFPYTIRVVSEITESNGSSSMASVCGGSLSMMDAGVPLKSAVAGVAMGLILEEDGSYAILSDILGDEDHLGDMDFKVAGTENGITSLQMDIKIAGITPEIMEKALAQAKEGRIHILGEMNKALSGAGEFSEHAPRIETMQVPTDKIREVIGSGGKVIREIVEVSGAKVDINDEGIIKIASPNGEAIKKAYDMIWSIVAEPEEGAIYTGTVVKIVDFGAFVNFFGKRDGLVHVSQIENRRLNHPSDVLKEGQEVKVKLLGFDERGKVRLSMKIVDQETGEEIKKEEGAEE from the coding sequence ATGTTTAACGTAACGACAAAATCAATCCAGTGGGGCGAAGAAACGCTGACACTGGAAACTGGCAAAGTGGCCCGGCAAGCTGACGGATCGGTCATCGCGACGCTGGGTGAAACCTCCGTCATGGCCAACGTGACTTATGCGCGGACCCAAAAGCCCGGACAGGACTTTTTCCCGCTGACCGTTCACTATAACGAAAAATACTATGCTGCCGGTAAAATCCCTGGCGGCTTTTTCAAGCGCGAGGCGCGCCCGTCGGAAAAAGAGACGCTAACAAGCCGTCTGATTGACCGTCCAATTCGCCCGCTGTTTGTCCCTGGCTTCAAGAACGAAGTTCTGGTCATGTGTACCGTACTTTCCCACGATCTGGTCAATGACCCCGACATGGTTGCGATGATCGCAGCTTCCGCGGCGCTGACAATTTCCGGGGCACCATTCATGGGCCCAATCGCGGCATGCCGCGTGGGCTTTGAGGGTGGCGATTACATCCTAAACCCTGAAATCGACGACATGCAGAACCTGCGCCTGAACCCTGATCAGCGCCTTGATCTAGTTGTTGCTGGCACAAAAGACGCCGTGATGATGGTCGAATCCGAAGCTTACGAACTGACCGAAGAAGAAATGCTCGGTGCGGTGAAATTTGCTCACGAACAAATCCAGCCTGTCATCGACCTGATCATTGATCTGGCCGAAGATGCAGCGAAAGAGCCGTTCGACTTCCAACCAGTAGATTATTCAGCTTTGTACAAAGCCGTTCAAAAAGCTGGCGAAAAAGAGATGCGCAAAGCTTTCGCAATTGCCGACAAGCAAGAGCGTACGACTGCTGTTTCTGCGGCCCGTGACACCATCAAGGGCAAGCTGAAAGAAGACCAGCTGGAGGATGCTAACCTTGGCTCCGCCATGAAAAAGCTCGAAGCGTCCATCCTGCGCGGTGACGTGGTCAAAACTGGCAAGCGTATCGACGGTCGTAAGACCGACGAGATCCGCGATATCGTGTCCCAAACGGGCATCTTGCCCCGGACCCACGGTTCCGCGCTGTTCACCCGTGGTGAAACGCAGGGTCTGGTCGTGACCACGCTGGGTACCGGCGATGATGAGCAATTCATCGACGCGCTGCACGGTAACTTCAAGTCGAACTTCCTGCTGCACTATAACTTCCCACCCTATTCGGTTGGTGAAGTTGGTCGTGTGGGCCCTCCCGGTCGTCGTGAAATCGGCCACGGCAAACTAGCATGGCGCGCACTTCAGGCCGTCCTGCCAGCAAGCACCGATTTCCCATACACCATTCGCGTTGTGTCCGAGATCACTGAATCAAACGGCTCCTCTTCGATGGCGTCCGTTTGTGGTGGCTCCTTGTCGATGATGGATGCGGGCGTTCCGTTGAAATCTGCCGTAGCCGGTGTGGCCATGGGTCTGATCCTAGAAGAAGACGGATCTTACGCGATCTTGTCCGACATTCTGGGCGACGAAGACCACCTTGGCGATATGGACTTCAAAGTGGCGGGGACCGAAAACGGGATCACATCACTGCAGATGGACATCAAGATCGCGGGCATCACACCTGAGATTATGGAAAAAGCCTTGGCACAAGCCAAAGAAGGCCGCATCCATATTCTGGGCGAGATGAACAAAGCGTTGTCTGGTGCTGGTGAGTTCTCCGAGCACGCGCCTCGCATCGAGACGATGCAGGTACCAACGGATAAAATCCGTGAAGTCATCGGTTCTGGCGGCAAAGTCATCCGCGAGATCGTCGAAGTCTCAGGTGCCAAAGTCGACATCAACGACGAAGGCATCATCAAGATCGCAAGCCCGAACGGCGAAGCCATCAAGAAGGCCTATGACATGATCTGGTCGATCGTGGCAGAGCCTGAAGAAGGCGCGATCTATACCGGTACCGTCGTGAAAATCGTCGATTTCGGTGCTTTCGTGAACTTCTTTGGCAAGCGCGATGGCCTGGTACACGTGTCTCAGATCGAGAATCGTCGCCTGAACCATCCTTCAGACGTTCTGAAGGAAGGCCAGGAAGTGAAGGTCAAGCTTTTGGGCTTTGATGAACGTGGCAAGGTTCGCCTGTCGATGAAAATCGTTGATCAAGAGACTGGCGAAGAGATCAAGAAAGAGGAAGGCGCGGAGGAATAA
- a CDS encoding taurine ABC transporter ATP-binding protein, which translates to MTGLLIDDLSMRFELPNGGSVQALEGVNIDLKAGELLSVLGPSGCGKTTLLNIVAGFLAPTGGTMTLNGDMIHGPSADRGMVFQQGALFEWMSVRENVGFGPSMKGMPGAEKKEIVDHLLDVVGLQDFKEKAVYELSGGMQQRVALARCLANDPDVILMDEPLGALDALTREKMQSLVLKLWKETGKTIILITHSVEEALLLGERLIVMAPRPGRIHKEYRLPFAEMGVAADLREVKKHPDFAVKREEILSMIWDMEEEIMGRTEAGA; encoded by the coding sequence ATGACAGGATTGCTAATCGATGATCTTTCGATGCGGTTCGAGCTGCCAAATGGCGGATCGGTACAAGCGTTGGAAGGTGTAAACATCGACCTTAAGGCGGGCGAACTGCTGAGTGTGCTGGGGCCATCGGGCTGCGGCAAGACGACATTACTTAATATCGTGGCAGGATTTCTGGCTCCCACGGGCGGCACCATGACGCTGAACGGTGATATGATCCACGGTCCAAGTGCCGACCGAGGCATGGTGTTCCAGCAAGGCGCGCTGTTCGAGTGGATGTCCGTGCGCGAAAACGTCGGCTTTGGTCCCTCAATGAAAGGGATGCCCGGCGCGGAGAAGAAAGAGATCGTAGACCATCTGCTGGATGTGGTTGGTTTGCAGGATTTCAAAGAAAAGGCGGTTTATGAGCTGTCTGGTGGGATGCAGCAGCGTGTGGCTTTGGCCCGCTGTTTGGCAAATGACCCGGATGTAATTTTGATGGACGAACCTCTCGGTGCGTTGGACGCGCTGACGCGTGAAAAAATGCAGTCGCTGGTTCTGAAGCTCTGGAAAGAGACGGGCAAGACGATCATTTTGATCACCCACTCTGTTGAAGAGGCGCTGCTGTTAGGCGAACGTCTGATCGTGATGGCCCCAAGGCCGGGGCGCATTCACAAAGAATACCGTCTGCCCTTTGCTGAGATGGGCGTTGCTGCGGATCTGCGCGAAGTGAAAAAGCACCCTGATTTCGCGGTCAAACGCGAGGAGATCCTGAGTATGATCTGGGATATGGAAGAAGAAATTATGGGTCGCACGGAGGCAGGGGCATGA